CTGTCCCTGCCGCTGCCTGGATCCTGGCCCTGGCCCTTCTTGGTGCGGCCGGCTGTGCCGGCCCGGCGGCGCTTCCGCCGGAGGTCGTGCATCTGGGTCTGGAATACCCGTCCCCGGGCCCGGCGCCGGGCCTGGCCATTCCGGTGGTCTTGGGGGTGCGGCAGCTGGCCGCGGTGCCGCCGTTCGACACCGACCGGCTTCTGTTCCGGGAACAGGCCTTTCGCCTGGAGGCCTACTTCTACCACCGCTGGCAGGCTGACCCCGGCCAGCTCGTCACCACCGCCCTGGTCCGGGAGCTGCGGGGCCGGCAGCGGCTGGCCGGGGTGGTCACCGAGGACAGCGCCGTGCAGCCGCGGCTCTGGCTGGAAGGCTCTGTTGAGGAGTTCGTGCACTGGCACGGCGCCGATGGCTGGGAGGCGGTGGTGGCCGTCCATCTGCTCCTGATGGACCGGGAGGCGCCGGCCACCCAGCCGCCGGTTTTGTGGCGCCGGGGCTACCAGGCCCGCCGGCCCTGTGCCAGCCCCCATCCGGAGGATGCGGCGGCGGCCATGAGTGCGGCCTTGGCGGAGCTGGCCAGCCGGGTGGCCGGTGATCTGGAGGCGCAGCTGGCTGGCGCACGGCCCTGAGCAGCGGGCATTTTCTCCTGGCGCCGCAGGCCGTTTTCAGGTACTAGTCCAAAGATTGTGCCCCCTGCCAACCCCAGCACGGTGGACCCATGAAGCCACGCTTGCACATCGTGATCACGGGCGAGACCGGCGCCACCCGGGCCTTTGTCGTCTCCAAGACCCGGTTGAAGACCACGCTGCTGCTCGCGGCCTCCCTGTTCGTGGGCCTGGCCGTCGGCACCGCCGTCTCCTTCACCTATTTCGTGGACAACCTGGTGCTGGTCACCAGCCGGGACAGCCTCAAGGACAACCTGGAGACCACCCAGGTCATCAACCAGCGCCTCCAGGACCGGATCCGCACCCAGGAGGCGAGCCGGGAGGAGCAGCTGCAGACGGCCCTGGCCGAGCTGGCGGAGCGCAGCCGGCGCATCGAGGCGGTGCTCAGCTCGGTGGGGGTGGAGCTGCCGGTGCACGAGGATGCGGCCAGCGCCGGCGGCCCCTTTGCCGCCCCAAGCCAGGAGGCCGTTTCCGAGATCACCTTCAAGGTCGACTCCTACCTGGACGCCGTGTCCGCCGTGCCCCTGGGCGCCCCGGTCACTGGCACCCTCTCCTCTGCCTTCGGCCGCCGGCGGGATCCGGTGAACAACCGGCCGGCCTTCCATGGCGGTATCGACATCCGCCAGCAGTACGGCACCCCGGTGACCGCCACCGCCAACGGCCGGGTACGGGACACTGGCTATTCCGGGGCCTTCGGCAACTACGTCGAGATCGAGCACGGCAACGGCTTCGTCACCTACTTCTACCATTTGAAGAAGGCCCTGGTGCCCCGGGATGCGGTGGTGGAGCGGGGCCAGGTCGTGGGCCTTCTGGGCAGCTCCGGCCGCAGCACCGGCCCCCACCTGCACTACGCCATCCATTTCCAGGATCAGCCCCTGGACCCCATGCGCTTCGTGCAGGTGGCCGGCCAGGGGCGACCGGTGGAGGAGGGCCTGCCATGAGCTGGTTCGGCAAGAGCAAGGACAGCACCGCCCACGCCATCACGTGCATCATCGGCAAGGACATGACCCTGACCGGTGATGCCACCTTCAAGGGGAAGCTCCGCTTTGACGGCCGCATCGAGGGTGACATCCGCGGCGAATACCTGATCGTCGGCGAGACTGGCGTGGTGCACGGGGATATCCACGCGGCCCAGGTCCTGTGCCAGGGCCGGGTGGAGGGCAACCTCCGGGCCGCCAAGCTGGTGGTCATGAAGGGGGCGGTCATCCAGGGTCGCGTCGAGACCAGCGACCTGTCGGTGGAGCCCGGGGCGGTGATCAACGGCGAGGTCCGCTCCCGGCAGCCCGATCTGCGGCTGGTGACCGGGGACGACCAGGGCCAGGAGACCGGAGCCAGCGAGCGGGCGGACCGCGCCTAGCCCAGGCCTGACCCGGGGCCAGCCTCACTCCCTGTTCGCGGCTCGGGCCGCCAGTGCCCCTGCCGCATCCACCGTCCTGCATCCTTTTTCGCCGGCCTGCCACGAACAGCCCGCGCCGCCGGCCATCACGCCCAGCACCCTTACGGATCCCGACCATGGACAAGCAACGCGTTCTGATCATCGGCGCCGTGGCCCTCGGCCCCAAGGTGG
The DNA window shown above is from Thermodesulfobacteriota bacterium and carries:
- a CDS encoding ABC-type transport auxiliary lipoprotein family protein, which gives rise to MTARPPVPAAAWILALALLGAAGCAGPAALPPEVVHLGLEYPSPGPAPGLAIPVVLGVRQLAAVPPFDTDRLLFREQAFRLEAYFYHRWQADPGQLVTTALVRELRGRQRLAGVVTEDSAVQPRLWLEGSVEEFVHWHGADGWEAVVAVHLLLMDREAPATQPPVLWRRGYQARRPCASPHPEDAAAAMSAALAELASRVAGDLEAQLAGARP
- a CDS encoding polymer-forming cytoskeletal protein, whose amino-acid sequence is MSWFGKSKDSTAHAITCIIGKDMTLTGDATFKGKLRFDGRIEGDIRGEYLIVGETGVVHGDIHAAQVLCQGRVEGNLRAAKLVVMKGAVIQGRVETSDLSVEPGAVINGEVRSRQPDLRLVTGDDQGQETGASERADRA
- a CDS encoding M23 family metallopeptidase, which encodes MKPRLHIVITGETGATRAFVVSKTRLKTTLLLAASLFVGLAVGTAVSFTYFVDNLVLVTSRDSLKDNLETTQVINQRLQDRIRTQEASREEQLQTALAELAERSRRIEAVLSSVGVELPVHEDAASAGGPFAAPSQEAVSEITFKVDSYLDAVSAVPLGAPVTGTLSSAFGRRRDPVNNRPAFHGGIDIRQQYGTPVTATANGRVRDTGYSGAFGNYVEIEHGNGFVTYFYHLKKALVPRDAVVERGQVVGLLGSSGRSTGPHLHYAIHFQDQPLDPMRFVQVAGQGRPVEEGLP